The following proteins come from a genomic window of Catalinimonas alkaloidigena:
- a CDS encoding RraA family protein, whose protein sequence is MLLPRLSLLSTLLLLFFWQPLAAQVAATKDQLQFFTANWKGERFPDGRPKVSDDLLKRVKNISLEEAWGVLRSEGYHNQYEGDWFVLRDDQVMVGRALTAQYMPRRPDVEDPLKEKGAAEGRIGGTNSWPIDMLTNGDIYVADSYGKIVDGTLIGDNLGNSIYAKSKNGVVFYGSVRDIEGLEKIEGFNAFVKGYDPSYIQEMMLAGINVPIRIGRATVLPGDVILAKKGGVVFIPAHLVEKVVISSEFIALRDQFGHQRLREGKYTPGEIDRQWTDPIKKDFLSWLDQNPDKLPMSRKELDAYMKSRTW, encoded by the coding sequence ATGCTTCTGCCTCGCCTCTCTTTGCTGAGCACCCTGCTGCTCCTTTTTTTCTGGCAACCGCTGGCCGCGCAGGTGGCCGCCACCAAAGACCAACTACAATTTTTTACCGCTAACTGGAAGGGCGAACGCTTTCCGGACGGACGCCCCAAAGTGTCGGACGATCTGCTGAAGCGCGTCAAAAACATTTCGCTGGAAGAGGCCTGGGGCGTCTTGCGCAGCGAAGGCTACCACAACCAGTACGAAGGCGACTGGTTCGTGCTGCGCGACGATCAGGTGATGGTCGGGCGGGCGCTGACGGCCCAGTACATGCCGCGTCGGCCCGATGTGGAAGATCCGCTGAAGGAAAAGGGCGCGGCCGAAGGACGCATCGGCGGGACCAACTCGTGGCCCATCGACATGCTGACGAACGGCGACATCTACGTGGCTGACAGTTACGGAAAGATTGTGGACGGCACGCTGATTGGCGACAACCTGGGCAACTCCATTTATGCCAAATCGAAAAACGGCGTGGTGTTTTACGGCTCCGTGCGCGACATCGAAGGGTTGGAAAAAATTGAGGGCTTCAATGCCTTCGTGAAGGGCTACGATCCGTCCTACATTCAGGAGATGATGCTGGCGGGCATCAACGTGCCGATCCGCATCGGGCGCGCAACAGTACTGCCCGGTGACGTGATTCTGGCGAAAAAAGGCGGCGTGGTGTTTATCCCCGCCCACCTGGTCGAAAAGGTCGTGATCTCGTCCGAGTTCATCGCCCTGCGCGACCAGTTCGGTCACCAGCGCCTCCGCGAAGGCAAGTACACCCCCGGCGAAATCGACCGGCAGTGGACCGACCCGATCAAAAAGGATTTTCTGTCGTGGCTCGATCAGAATCCCGACAAACTGCCCATGTCGCGCAAGGAACTCGACGCTTACATGAAATCAAGAACGTGGTAG
- a CDS encoding DUF4180 domain-containing protein → MNLNLYNFQGTTLGDVQDDGIVIRTAQDALDLLANAGYQGADKLIVHERHLSPDFFDLKTGLAGEMLQKFSNYRVQLAIVGDFARFTSPTLRDFIRESNRHGHIRFVRSVEEARAQLTNTPLAD, encoded by the coding sequence ATGAACCTGAACCTCTACAATTTTCAGGGCACGACCCTTGGCGACGTGCAGGACGACGGCATCGTGATCCGCACCGCCCAAGACGCCCTCGATCTGCTGGCCAACGCCGGCTACCAGGGCGCGGACAAACTCATCGTGCACGAGCGGCACCTGTCGCCCGACTTCTTCGACCTGAAAACCGGACTGGCCGGCGAGATGCTGCAAAAGTTTTCCAACTACCGGGTGCAACTCGCCATCGTCGGGGACTTCGCGCGGTTTACCAGCCCGACCCTGCGCGACTTTATCCGGGAGAGCAACCGGCACGGCCACATCCGCTTTGTCAGGTCGGTCGAGGAGGCCCGCGCCCAACTCACGAACACGCCGCTGGCCGACTAA
- a CDS encoding helix-turn-helix domain-containing protein — MCCFEYPPYFSRLFKKKEGMSPTEYREKFKMN; from the coding sequence TTGTGTTGTTTTGAGTATCCACCCTACTTTTCAAGGCTTTTCAAAAAGAAAGAAGGCATGAGCCCGACGGAGTACAGAGAAAAATTCAAAATGAATTGA
- a CDS encoding Ldh family oxidoreductase, with translation MEYHLFPADTLWQFTADVFQALGIPAADAALAADVLAYSDLRGIDSHGVARLITYVDLLQLGRINPHPHLKIIRERGAVATVDGDGGLGLVIGPKAHDLAMERAAEHGAGMVSVSHSNHFGAAGYYAVRSLPRDLVSWAMTNSSKAVAPLWGGVRMLGTNPIAIAFPGKEEPPIVIDLATSAVAYGKIEIARRKHEPVPEGWCLDRHGNPTTDPDEMINGGALLPLGSDRTHGGHKGYSLAAMVDILCCVLSGANWGPFAPPFAVHQEIPEREVGKGIGHFFGVMDPAGFRDPDDFKREIDQWIRTFRATPPQPGQERVLIPGDPEREAYELRAKSGIPLIEGVVRDLKTVSKRTGVLLPLP, from the coding sequence ATGGAATATCACCTCTTCCCCGCCGACACCCTCTGGCAGTTTACTGCCGACGTGTTCCAAGCGCTGGGCATTCCCGCCGCCGATGCTGCCCTCGCCGCCGATGTGCTGGCCTACAGCGACCTGCGTGGCATCGACTCGCACGGCGTAGCCCGACTCATCACCTACGTGGATCTGCTGCAACTGGGGCGGATCAACCCGCATCCCCACCTGAAAATCATTCGGGAACGCGGCGCGGTGGCGACCGTCGACGGGGACGGAGGGCTGGGGCTGGTCATCGGACCGAAGGCGCACGACCTCGCGATGGAGCGGGCCGCCGAACACGGGGCCGGGATGGTGAGCGTTTCGCACTCAAACCACTTCGGGGCGGCGGGGTACTACGCCGTGCGCAGCCTGCCGCGCGACCTGGTTTCCTGGGCGATGACCAACTCGTCGAAGGCCGTGGCGCCACTGTGGGGTGGCGTGCGAATGCTCGGCACCAACCCGATTGCCATTGCCTTTCCGGGGAAAGAGGAGCCGCCCATCGTGATCGACCTGGCGACCTCGGCGGTGGCCTACGGAAAAATTGAAATCGCCCGCCGCAAGCACGAGCCGGTGCCGGAAGGCTGGTGCCTCGACCGCCACGGCAACCCCACGACCGATCCTGACGAGATGATCAACGGCGGGGCGCTGCTGCCGCTGGGCTCGGACCGGACGCACGGCGGCCACAAAGGCTACAGCCTCGCGGCAATGGTCGACATTCTCTGTTGTGTGCTGAGTGGGGCGAACTGGGGGCCGTTTGCGCCGCCCTTCGCCGTGCACCAGGAAATTCCGGAGCGGGAAGTGGGGAAGGGGATCGGCCACTTTTTCGGGGTGATGGACCCAGCGGGTTTTCGCGATCCGGACGACTTCAAGCGAGAGATCGACCAGTGGATTCGCACCTTCCGCGCCACGCCACCACAACCCGGCCAGGAGCGGGTCCTCATTCCCGGCGACCCCGAACGCGAAGCCTACGAACTCCGTGCAAAAAGCGGCATCCCCCTCATCGAAGGCGTGGTCCGCGATCTGAAAACCGTCTCCAAGCGCACCGGCGTCCTGCTGCCCCTGCCGTGA
- a CDS encoding cytochrome c oxidase assembly factor Coa1 family protein, whose translation MKLSLFKFGIPGAVIVFALAMSIMVWANNHVKEHDSYQAAISHIERDQDLIDYTGGIDGYGFFVSSNIVSSKKSGNASFRISVNGAKNDALVVIKLDKDSSAIWKVHSFIFY comes from the coding sequence ATGAAACTGTCACTATTCAAGTTTGGCATTCCAGGAGCAGTAATCGTTTTTGCGCTAGCGATGAGCATCATGGTATGGGCCAACAACCACGTTAAGGAACATGATAGCTACCAAGCGGCGATCTCGCACATTGAGCGTGATCAGGACCTCATCGACTATACGGGCGGTATAGACGGATACGGCTTTTTTGTCTCATCCAACATAGTCTCTTCTAAAAAGAGTGGCAATGCTTCTTTTAGAATCTCAGTCAACGGAGCGAAGAACGATGCCTTGGTGGTGATAAAGCTAGACAAAGATTCCTCGGCTATATGGAAAGTCCACTCCTTCATTTTTTATTAA